The Malus domestica chromosome 06, GDT2T_hap1 genome has a segment encoding these proteins:
- the LOC114823090 gene encoding protein STAY-GREEN homolog, chloroplastic-like has protein sequence MGVLAAASVLPSNFKPSLSLSHHRGSLFHYTRTPKKRNRAIFPVNARLFGPAIFEASKLKVLFLGVDEKKHPGKLPRTYTLTHSDVTSKLTLAISQTIDDAQLQGWYNKLQRDEVVARWKKVKNKMSLHVHCHISGSHFLLDLFARLRYFIFCKELPVVLKAFVHGDCNLFNSYPELQEALVWVHFHSSVPEFNKVECWGTLIDAAAAPSSESSGGAHHQEIKGKGEEATSPSNWDLPEPCQEDCDCCFPPATSIAWCKSN, from the exons ATGGGAGTTTTGGCTGCTGCTTCTGTGCTTCCTTCAAATTTCAAGccttcgctctctctctctcatcacagAGGATCTTTGTTTCACTATACAAGAACACCCAAGAAAAGAAACAGGGCCATATTTCCT gTTAATGCAAGGCTATTTGGGCCAGCAATATTTGAAGCATCAAAGCTgaaggttttgtttttaggagTGGACGAAAAGAAGCACCCAGGAAAGCTTCCAAGAACTTACACACTCACTCATAGTGATGTCACCTCAAAACTCACTCTGGCAATTTCACAAACAATCGACGACGCTCAG TTGCAAGGGTGGTACAACAAGTTGCAAAGAGATGAAGTTGTGGCTCGGTGGAAGAAAGTCAAGAACAAGATGTCTCTCCATGTTCACTGTCACATAAGTGGATCTCATTTTCTCCTGGATTTGTTTGCAAGGCTCAGATACTTCATCTTCTGCAAAGAATTACCTGTG GTTTTGAAGGCCTTTGTTCATGGGGACTGCAACTTGTTCAACAGCTACCCAGAACTGCAGGAGGCTTTGGTATGGGTCCACTTCCACTCGAGCGTTCCAGAATTCAACAAGGTGGAGTGCTGGGGCACACTCATAGACGCCGCCGCCGCACCTTCTAGTGAATCATCAGGCGGGGCCCACCACCAGGAAATCAAGGGCAAGGGGGAGGAGGCAACTTCTCCAAGCAACTGGGACTTACCAGAGCCGTGCCAAGAGGACTGCGACTGTTGCTTCCCACCAGCGACTTCGATTGCATGGTGCAAATCAAACTAG